GTTGCTTAATTTTAAATAGCCCTCATCAATGCTCTTTATGACTGTTTGCACCTGTTTTCCAATACTTAAGTCTCAAATAATCAAAACATTaggatgaaatattaaatataataaaggaACTTAAGACTAAACTAGggcataaatttaatttactgaaGTACTGTACATGAGAAAGATATATTTACACGCATCCCTGAgaacaatatatacacacacacgcacacagtttcagaaccgcttgtcccatccggggtcacggggaaccggagcctacccaatGAATGTATTACTCTACATGAACAGGAGATATTTGGGTGCAGTCACATGGTTCTAGAGCACAGTCAGTGCCACCACAATATACACCAGTGTAAATTACACGGGTAGTTCCATCacagcttttccattattaaacaccagacgcacacacaggctgaagccgcttgtcctcagtggggttgcggcgagccggagcctaacccggcaacacagggcacaaggctggagggggaggggacacacccaggacaggatgccagtccatcacaaggtggcccccaagcaggactcaaaccccagacccaccagagagcaggacccggccaaacctgctgtgccactgcaccccccattgttaaacatcattattaaaaatgtatgcattacaaACACGTGCATGTTTATCGAGCACTTGACATCAGTGGAGAAACGAGCTAGGATGAAAGAGCCGTTATGAGACACCTCTTAAATGTGGAGAGgaatgtgaatttaaaaaaaaaaaaaataaaaggaaaacatttgtcAAAACTGTTAAAATTGTGTGTGGTTAATCAGTTTAAGGGGCTGTCATTCATTGTTAAAGTAGGTAGTACCGGGAACAGTTGCTCTGTATACTGAACACAGGTACAACTTTTCTAGGATCATTATACCGAAAGTCTAAACCGGGAGTCCATATAACGAGGTATACCCCTATTAGAAGCCATTATTTCCACtatttagctgactcctttAAGTTGGTTTTACCCTGTTACACATTGAAACACTCAGTAAGAGTCTCTCTGAATATTTCTCCATCTATTCAATAGAGTGAGTAATACTGGAGCAGtctagggtaggtaccttgtcAAAGGCTATTATAGCAGGAgtagatttgaacccaggtcctccaaATGCAGGGGGATTGCTGGAAGCTGCTACAATTGGGTGCTGTTGGTTTGGTTATTGGTTCATTAACAATTTAGATTTCATCCCCACCTCCCCATTTCAGGATGAATCATGAAATAGTATATGTTGtacctatatactgtatatttgcagTCATGGAAATTACTGTGCATAGACATTTTGTTATAGCATGAAGTATTGTACATTTGGGGGTTTTAGCTGAAATGTGTTAAAGCACTTTCCTGTTGGGTGAAAGCCATCTCAAATTTTTCTCCTCTGCAGGTTGCTAAGTCATCAGCGGGATTTTCATGGAGTATTCACTGAAATTGAAGATCTTGGCATTAGCAGTTGTTGTATTTATGATCTTAAAGTTCTTGATGCCTGGCCATTATATCCAGCTAAAACCGTATCGCTCTGTGTGCACAAGAACTTTTGCTGAACAACTTATAGTAGTTGTTAAGGACACAAAACATCTCATAATCTCTGCCTATAAAGACCATCGGACCCATGGAGATGTTCGCGTCATTAGCATCACCAAAAGAGCCGATCTCGGATTGCTTTCTTGTGTTATGTGTTGCCCACAGGAAGGCTTCATTGTTACAAAAGCAGTGGTAAATATGCACAGTGATCATTTTGGATTTCCTTTTGTCACAACAGACTTGCTGTGTAAAACTGAAGCAAGTTGTGATGCTATATCCATCACTACTGCTAATACTCCAAACCTCTCAGACATCTTCACTATGCCCTTTATACCCatacaaaaccaaaaaaaggtGGAACACATCTTCCCGTACAATTTCACAGTTTGCATATCAAACCTCTTTGGGGACTATAATAACGTGCTGCAGTTTGTCCAGACCATAGAAGTATACAAGATCCTAGGCATACAGAAGGTGTACATCTATAACACCAGCTGTGGGCCAGACCTTGAGAAGGTCCTCCACTATTacaaggaggaggggacactaGAAATTGAGCCATGGCCCATTGACAAGTTCCTCAACCCTTCAAGAGGATGGAACTTTAATGAGCATAAAGGTGACCTCCATTACTTCGGGCAGTTAACGACTCTAAATGACTGCATCTACAGAAACATGTACAAGTCCAAATATGTCCTCCTCAATGATATTGATGAAATCATTGTTCCATACGAACATGCCACACTGGGACTACTTATGGAAGACCTCCAACGACAGCATCCCTCTGTGTCTGTCTTCCTTGTCGAGAATCACATCTTcccaaaaacagtttttgacaGCGACGATAGATTCAGCTTGccacaatggaaaaaagtgccagGAGTCAACATCTTGGAGCACATTTACAGAGAACCTGACAGGAAAAACATTATCAATCCTACAAAGATGATCGTCAACCCCAGGGACATCATACAGACATCTGTGCATTCAGTCCTGAAGAATTATGGAGACACGTTAAGAGTTCCTTTTGACGTCTGTAGGATTGTGCATGTTAGAGTTCCTCTACAAAACAACCTCAAAAAAGAACAACTGATTGTAGACACAAAACTGTGGGAATACGAGAAGGAGCTTCTCCCAAATGTTAATCATGTGCTGCAGAAATCGGGTATTTACACTTGAGGTA
Above is a genomic segment from Scleropages formosus chromosome 17, fSclFor1.1, whole genome shotgun sequence containing:
- the LOC108938032 gene encoding glycosyltransferase family 92 protein F13G3.3-like; protein product: MEYSLKLKILALAVVVFMILKFLMPGHYIQLKPYRSVCTRTFAEQLIVVVKDTKHLIISAYKDHRTHGDVRVISITKRADLGLLSCVMCCPQEGFIVTKAVVNMHSDHFGFPFVTTDLLCKTEASCDAISITTANTPNLSDIFTMPFIPIQNQKKVEHIFPYNFTVCISNLFGDYNNVLQFVQTIEVYKILGIQKVYIYNTSCGPDLEKVLHYYKEEGTLEIEPWPIDKFLNPSRGWNFNEHKGDLHYFGQLTTLNDCIYRNMYKSKYVLLNDIDEIIVPYEHATLGLLMEDLQRQHPSVSVFLVENHIFPKTVFDSDDRFSLPQWKKVPGVNILEHIYREPDRKNIINPTKMIVNPRDIIQTSVHSVLKNYGDTLRVPFDVCRIVHVRVPLQNNLKKEQLIVDTKLWEYEKELLPNVNHVLQKSGIYT